AAGCTGCTCGTATTGCAATGACACGTTATATGAAACGTGGTGGAAAAGTTTGGATCAAAATTTTCCCTCACTTAGCAATCACAAGAAAACCACTTGAAGTCCGAATGGGTTCCGGTAAAGGGGCACCTGAAGGATGGGTAGCAGTAGTTAAACCAGGTCGAGTAATGTTTGAAATCGCTGGTGTGCCTGAAGAAGTTGCGCGTGAAGCGTTCCGTCTTGCATCACACAAACTAGCAGTTAAAACTCGATTCGTCCGTAAAGGAGAGGAGGAACAAGTATGACAACAATAAAAGAAATTCGTGAAATCAATAACGCTGAGTTACTAGTTGAAATTGATAGCCTAAAGGAAGAGTTATTTGACTTACGCTTCCAACAAGCAATTGGTCAACTTGAAAATCCTACTCGTTTAAGAGAAATCCGTAAAACGATTGCTCGCATCAAGACAGTAATCACTGAGCGCGAGCTTAGTGACGATAAGTAGGAGGTCACAGCAATGGAAAGAAACAAACGTAAAGTTTACCGTGGCACCGTTGTATCTGATGCAATGGACAAAACGGTCGTAGTTGAAGTCAAAACATCAAAACGTCATCCATTATATGGAAAACGTGTTAATTATTCAAAAAAATTCAAGGCTCATGACGAAAACAATGAGATTAAAGTTGGAGATACAGTAGAGATTATGGAAACACGTCCATTATCAGCTACAAAATACTTCCGCGTTACTCGTTTAATCGAAAAAGCCGTTGTATTGTAGGAGGTTGTCAAGATGATACAAAATGAATCAAGATGTAAAGTCGCTGACAACACAGGCGCTAAAGAAATCTTAGTTATCCGCTCCCTTGGAGGAAGCTTCCGTCGTTCATCTAACATCGGTGATATCGTTGTTGGAACGGTTAAAGAAGCGATTCCTGGTGGATCAGTTAAAAAAGGTGATGTTGTTAAAGCGGTAGTAGTTCGTACAAAGTACGGTGTTCGTCGCGGTAATGGATCATACATCAAATTTGATGACAACGCAGTTGTTATCCTAAAAGATGATATGACACCAAAAGGAACACGTATCTTTGGACCGGTAGCTCGCGAGCTTCGTGAAAAAAACTTCATGAAGATTGTGTCATTAGCTCCGGAAGTGTTATAGGGAGGCTTTTATGAAAATCAAACGTGGCGATAAAGTTCAAGTAATCACTGGATCATATAAAGGTACCATTGGTGATGTCATCGAAGTTAAACCTAAATTAGATAAGGTTAAAGTTGAAGGTGTAGCGTTAGCTAAAAAACACATGAAACCAAGCCAAATCAACCCAGATGGTGGAATTATTGAACAAGAAGCATGGATTCATGTTTCAAACGTAATGCTATACGATCCAAAAGCGAAAGCTCCAACTCGTGTAGGTTACAAAGATGAAAAAGGTAAAAAAGTACGTGTCTATAAAAAATCAGGCAACGTCGTTAAATAAGGAGGTATAGCTAAATGAATCTAAAAGAACAATATAAAACAGAAGTTGTTGGAGCCTTAGTTAAACAATTTAACTATACTTCAGTAATGCAAGTTCCAAAACTTGAAAAAATTGTTATCAACATGGGTGTTGGAGAAGCAATCAGCAACGCTAAATACTTAGAAGATGCTGTTGAAGATCTAACAATCATCACAGGACAAAAACCAGTTATTACAAAGGCTAAGAAATCGATCGCGAACTTTAAACTTCGTGAAGAAATGCCTATTGGTGCGAAAGTAACACTTCGTGGACAAAAAATGCACGACTTCTTAGAAAAACTAATTAAAGTTGCATTACCACGTGTACGTGACTTCCGTGGAATCAATGCTGGATCATTCGATGGTCGTGGTAACTACACAATGGGAGTTAAAGAACAATTAATTTTCCCAGAAATCGATTATGATAAAGTAAACAAAGTGCGTGGTATGGATATCACTATCGTTACTACAGCGCAAACTGATGAAGAAGGCTTCGCTCTATTAAAAGAGTTAGGAATGCCTTTCAAAAAGGAGGGTAACTAATGGCTAAAAAATCAAAGATTGCTCGTGAATTACAACGTCAAGCAGTTGTTGAGCGTTATGCTGAAAAGCGCGCACAATTAAAAGCTGATGGTGACTACATTGGGCTACAAAAATTGCCTAGAGACGCTTCACCTGTTCGTTTGCACAATCGCGATAAAGTTGATGGTCGTCCTCGCGGTTATTTACGTAAATATGGTATGTCACGTATTCGCTTCCGTGAATTAGCTCATAAAGGGCAAATTCCAGGCGTACGTAAGGCAAGCTGGTAAAAGGAGGAGCTTTTCAGATGTATGTAACAGATCCAATTGCTGATTTCCTCACACGTGTTCGTAATGCTATTCAAGCAAAACACGATATTGTCGAAATCCCAGCAAGTAAAGAAAAAGTAGAAATTGCTAGAATCTTAAAAGAAGAAGGCTTTATCCGTGACTATTTAGTTAACGGAGAAGGATACAAGAAGAGCATTACTGTTGTTCTTAAATATGGTCCAAATGGTGAGCGCGTAATTAGCGGATTGAAACGTATTTCAAGCCCAGGAAAACGTGTTTACACAAAGAGTAATGAAGTTCCTCGTGTTCTTAATGGACTCGGAATTGCTATCATTACAACATCAGAAGGTTTGCTAACTGATAAACAAGCGCGCCAAAAACATGTTGGTGGCGAAGTGTTAGCTTACGTCTGGTAAGAAGGGAGATACTCAATGTCACGTATCGGAAATAAAACGATTACCATTCCTGCTGGCGTCGAAGTTAATGTAAAAGCTGGTAATGAGGTGACAGTTAAAGGTCCCAAGGGAACTTTAACACGTCAGTTCAATCCAATTTACACAATCGATGTCGCTGAAGGCGAAGTCAA
The window above is part of the Erysipelothrix sp. HDW6C genome. Proteins encoded here:
- the rpsN gene encoding 30S ribosomal protein S14 — protein: MAKKSKIARELQRQAVVERYAEKRAQLKADGDYIGLQKLPRDASPVRLHNRDKVDGRPRGYLRKYGMSRIRFRELAHKGQIPGVRKASW
- the rplP gene encoding 50S ribosomal protein L16, which encodes MLMPKRTKYRKPHRLSYEGRSKAGRTVAFGEYGLVAESGNYVSNRQIEAARIAMTRYMKRGGKVWIKIFPHLAITRKPLEVRMGSGKGAPEGWVAVVKPGRVMFEIAGVPEEVAREAFRLASHKLAVKTRFVRKGEEEQV
- the rplE gene encoding 50S ribosomal protein L5 translates to MNLKEQYKTEVVGALVKQFNYTSVMQVPKLEKIVINMGVGEAISNAKYLEDAVEDLTIITGQKPVITKAKKSIANFKLREEMPIGAKVTLRGQKMHDFLEKLIKVALPRVRDFRGINAGSFDGRGNYTMGVKEQLIFPEIDYDKVNKVRGMDITIVTTAQTDEEGFALLKELGMPFKKEGN
- the rplN gene encoding 50S ribosomal protein L14; translated protein: MIQNESRCKVADNTGAKEILVIRSLGGSFRRSSNIGDIVVGTVKEAIPGGSVKKGDVVKAVVVRTKYGVRRGNGSYIKFDDNAVVILKDDMTPKGTRIFGPVARELREKNFMKIVSLAPEVL
- the rpsQ gene encoding 30S ribosomal protein S17, producing MERNKRKVYRGTVVSDAMDKTVVVEVKTSKRHPLYGKRVNYSKKFKAHDENNEIKVGDTVEIMETRPLSATKYFRVTRLIEKAVVL
- the rplX gene encoding 50S ribosomal protein L24; amino-acid sequence: MKIKRGDKVQVITGSYKGTIGDVIEVKPKLDKVKVEGVALAKKHMKPSQINPDGGIIEQEAWIHVSNVMLYDPKAKAPTRVGYKDEKGKKVRVYKKSGNVVK
- the rpsH gene encoding 30S ribosomal protein S8, producing MYVTDPIADFLTRVRNAIQAKHDIVEIPASKEKVEIARILKEEGFIRDYLVNGEGYKKSITVVLKYGPNGERVISGLKRISSPGKRVYTKSNEVPRVLNGLGIAIITTSEGLLTDKQARQKHVGGEVLAYVW
- the rpmC gene encoding 50S ribosomal protein L29; its protein translation is MTTIKEIREINNAELLVEIDSLKEELFDLRFQQAIGQLENPTRLREIRKTIARIKTVITERELSDDK